A genome region from Sphingobacteriaceae bacterium GW460-11-11-14-LB5 includes the following:
- a CDS encoding sterol desaturase — MKVDYIALSVPVFFILIGIELAYNFYKKLNYYRLNDSIANLSQGIGQQLTGIFMKTALFFGYKYIFEHWRLFELPKTIWVWILLFIGVDFFYYWFHRMSHEVNALWAAHIVHHQSEEYNLTVALRQSWFQGWFSWVFYLPLAFIGFDPIMFLTLSSFNTLYQFWIHTRAIKSMGFLEYILNTPSHHRVHHGSNPKYIDKNHAGTLIIWDRFFGTFQKEEEEVYYGITKPLASWNPVWANLHYWDDLVKTAKQSPKFSDKIKVFLKPPGWFPSHLGGFQSAPEINVETYKKYNPVYQSKLTAYVLMQFLIALSAGAAILFAYHKMETITLVSGAVFTIFTLITCGALLEQKAWQIRFEYFRLLFGVLLVLFLKFPVGYQVIFVAIQLISVIWFFNLQKANPDPDED; from the coding sequence ATGAAAGTAGACTACATCGCCTTATCTGTACCGGTTTTTTTTATACTGATCGGAATAGAATTGGCTTATAATTTTTATAAAAAACTAAATTATTACCGGCTTAATGACAGTATTGCGAATTTAAGTCAGGGTATAGGGCAGCAGCTCACCGGGATTTTTATGAAAACCGCATTGTTTTTTGGCTACAAATATATTTTTGAACACTGGCGTTTATTTGAATTACCCAAAACAATATGGGTTTGGATACTGCTGTTTATTGGAGTCGACTTTTTCTATTATTGGTTTCACCGGATGAGCCACGAAGTAAATGCTTTATGGGCAGCGCATATTGTACATCACCAATCAGAAGAATATAATTTAACCGTGGCTTTACGTCAAAGTTGGTTTCAGGGCTGGTTTAGTTGGGTATTTTATCTCCCTTTGGCATTTATTGGTTTTGATCCGATCATGTTTTTAACCTTAAGTTCGTTCAATACGTTGTATCAGTTCTGGATTCATACCAGGGCCATTAAAAGTATGGGCTTTTTAGAGTATATTTTAAATACCCCTTCACATCATCGCGTACACCATGGTTCTAATCCGAAATATATTGATAAAAACCATGCCGGTACGTTAATTATCTGGGATCGCTTTTTTGGAACTTTCCAGAAAGAAGAAGAAGAGGTTTATTATGGAATCACCAAACCGCTGGCCAGTTGGAATCCAGTCTGGGCAAATCTTCATTATTGGGACGATCTGGTTAAAACTGCAAAGCAATCGCCAAAGTTCAGCGATAAAATTAAAGTTTTTCTTAAACCACCGGGCTGGTTTCCTTCACACCTCGGTGGGTTTCAATCTGCACCTGAAATAAATGTAGAAACCTATAAAAAATATAATCCAGTATATCAATCTAAGCTTACAGCTTATGTTTTAATGCAGTTTTTGATTGCTTTAAGTGCAGGCGCTGCGATATTGTTTGCTTACCATAAAATGGAAACCATTACTTTGGTATCTGGAGCTGTTTTTACCATATTCACCTTAATTACCTGTGGTGCTTTATTAGAACAAAAGGCGTGGCAAATCAGGTTTGAGTATTTTAGGTTATTGTTTGGTGTTTTGCTGGTTTTGTTTTTGAAATTTCCAGTCGGATATCAAGTAATTTTTGTGGCTATCCAGTTAATATCCGTAATTTGGTTTTTTAATTTGCAAAAGGCAAATCCCGACCCTGATGAAGACTAA
- a CDS encoding lysoplasmalogenase, translated as MKTKLFSFIFFLVFVIQLYAEYANNIELRNFSKPLIVVVLLVWLYLSTNLKGRFHKRIFTGLIFAGVGDILLMLQSGKPGFFIYGLIAFLVCHIFYIRAFTLDHKSNPSHKTPYFLWAVGAFAIFCSGLFFYLQPKLGALQFPVLMYAIIICVMALMAVNRYGKVNIFSFKLILYGALFFLLSDSALAVNKFAQPIPQSGALIMATYMIAQYLIVYGTISRQLVVKRTEI; from the coding sequence ATGAAGACTAAGCTATTTTCATTTATATTTTTCCTTGTATTTGTAATTCAGCTATATGCAGAATATGCCAATAACATCGAATTACGTAATTTCTCCAAGCCACTAATTGTAGTAGTACTTTTAGTATGGCTATACCTCAGTACAAATTTGAAGGGGCGTTTCCACAAAAGAATTTTTACAGGATTAATTTTTGCCGGAGTTGGCGATATTTTGCTGATGCTTCAAAGCGGTAAACCAGGTTTTTTTATTTACGGGTTAATCGCCTTTCTAGTCTGCCATATTTTTTACATCAGGGCATTTACACTCGATCATAAATCCAATCCCAGTCACAAAACGCCTTATTTTTTATGGGCAGTTGGGGCCTTTGCTATTTTCTGCTCAGGCTTATTTTTTTACCTCCAGCCAAAATTAGGTGCACTACAGTTTCCGGTGCTGATGTACGCGATCATTATTTGTGTAATGGCACTTATGGCGGTTAACCGTTACGGGAAAGTGAATATTTTTAGTTTTAAACTGATTCTCTATGGTGCACTGTTTTTCTTATTGTCAGATAGTGCATTAGCAGTGAATAAATTCGCTCAACCCATCCCACAAAGTGGCGCTTTAATTATGGCCACATACATGATTGCGCAGTACCTGATTGTTTATGGAACAATTTCTCGGCAGCTGGTGGTTAAAAGGACCGAAATTTAG
- a CDS encoding phage tail protein → MANTYPLPVFHFQVEWGGSRIGFTEVSGLTVETQSIDYREGNSPEYHVTKMPGMQQYTAISMKRGITKGDNELFQWFNTVSLNKIERRDLTISLLNESHEPVVVWKVRGAWPSKVDGPTLNSTGNEVAIETVELAHEGLSIEFT, encoded by the coding sequence ATGGCAAATACTTATCCATTGCCGGTGTTTCACTTTCAGGTGGAATGGGGCGGTTCGCGAATTGGTTTTACAGAGGTTAGCGGTTTAACCGTTGAAACCCAGTCTATTGATTATCGCGAAGGAAACTCGCCAGAATACCATGTTACCAAAATGCCCGGAATGCAGCAATATACTGCCATTTCGATGAAAAGAGGCATAACAAAAGGCGATAACGAACTTTTTCAATGGTTTAATACCGTGAGTTTGAATAAAATTGAACGCAGGGATTTAACAATCAGTTTGCTTAACGAAAGTCACGAACCGGTGGTGGTTTGGAAAGTTAGGGGCGCATGGCCGTCAAAAGTAGACGGGCCAACATTAAACTCTACCGGTAACGAAGTCGCCATAGAAACGGTTGAACTGGCACACGAAGGTTTAAGTATTGAGTTTACCTAG
- a CDS encoding glycerol acyltransferase, translated as MKIVNPPVGFHFLLRIEGLSPQYDGLPDIGFTDATGFEANIATEEYKEGGENRFAHKLPTAVTYSNLTLKRGLLIGSAAMKWFKESVEAFTFNPKDITLILLNDAHVPLQAWNFVNAYPVKWSVEGFNAQQNGLVIESIEFAHQYFRRIEIF; from the coding sequence ATGAAGATTGTAAATCCTCCTGTTGGTTTCCATTTTTTGCTCCGCATAGAAGGTTTATCTCCACAATATGATGGCCTGCCCGATATTGGTTTTACGGATGCAACGGGTTTTGAGGCAAATATTGCGACAGAAGAGTATAAAGAAGGAGGAGAAAACCGCTTTGCACATAAATTGCCAACTGCGGTAACTTACAGCAACCTTACATTAAAAAGGGGATTGTTGATTGGCTCGGCAGCAATGAAATGGTTTAAAGAATCGGTAGAGGCGTTTACATTCAACCCTAAAGATATTACCCTGATTTTGCTGAACGATGCACATGTTCCCCTGCAGGCCTGGAATTTTGTAAATGCTTATCCTGTAAAGTGGTCGGTAGAGGGTTTTAATGCACAGCAGAACGGCCTGGTAATAGAAAGTATAGAGTTTGCACACCAGTATTTTAGAAGGATCGAAATTTTTTAA
- a CDS encoding PaaR repeat-containing protein → MANAARVTDTTNHGGTIIGPGVPTVLIGGMPASVVGDNHVCVLPPNSHQPTVSPFPAGSATVFIGGLPAVRTGDSCICGASAVVGCPTVTIG, encoded by the coding sequence ATGGCAAACGCAGCAAGAGTAACCGATACCACTAACCACGGTGGAACTATAATTGGCCCTGGGGTACCTACCGTTTTAATAGGTGGCATGCCTGCCAGCGTGGTTGGCGATAACCATGTTTGTGTATTGCCGCCAAATAGTCATCAGCCAACCGTAAGTCCTTTTCCGGCAGGTAGTGCAACGGTATTTATTGGTGGTTTGCCTGCGGTAAGAACCGGCGATAGCTGTATTTGTGGCGCAAGTGCCGTAGTGGGCTGCCCAACTGTAACAATAGGATAA